From the bacterium genome, the window AATTCGGCACACGCGGCACGCGCGAGATTCGTCAGCGCGAAGCCGAAGAAGCGGCCCGTCTCATCGGCGCAAAAGTGCGCGACTGCCTGGATATCCCGGATGGTTCGGTCACGGTAAACCGTGAGAATCATTTGAAAGTGATTCATCTATTACGGAAGTACCGTCCCAGCATTGTGCTGAATCATTACTGGCGCGCGCGTCATGCTGATCATATGGCAACATCTCAGATCGTAACCGAAGCCTGCTATCTTTCAGGGTTGGCAAAACTGGAAACCGGACAAAAAAGGTTCCGGCCAAAACGAATCCTCTTTCATCAAATCTTGTACGATGTGGTTCCTTCCTTCGTAGTGGATGTTAGCGCTGAGATTGAACAAAAATGGAAAGTGGTAAAAGCTCATAAATCGCAGTTCTATGATCCTGATAGCAAAGAACCGGAAACGATTCTGAGCGAACCCACATTTCTGGAGATGATTGAAACCAGAATGCGTTACTGGGGCAATCTGATCGGCGTCTCGCATGCCGAACCGTTTCTCACGAATGAGCCCATTGCCATTCCCGATCTCGTTAAGGCAATGGGGTAGTTTGAACCGCCAAGCCGCCAAGACGCCAAGATCTTTGCGTTAAGTCCAACACAGATTTAAGATTTACGTGATTCAGTGCAATGCAATGAGTAATGAGCAATGAGAACTCCTAACCCTGTCTCAGCACTCATTACTCATTGCTCGGCACTCAAGCAAGGGGGCTGAATTGTGAAAATAGGAATTACCTGTTATCCGACATACGGCGGCAGTGGTGTCGTCGCTACAGAGCTCGGGAAAGAGCTCGCCGTTCTGGGCCACGAAATCCACTTTGTCAGCTACGCGCTACCAATCCGTCTCGACAAATTTAATGAACGCATATTCTTCCATGAAGTGGACATGCTTCCCTATCCGCTCTTTCAGTATCCGCCTTACGATCTTGCACTTGCGGCTAAGATGTACGAGATCGCAAATTACGCGGGCCTCGACCTGTTTCACGTTCATTACGCTTTACCTCATGCGATCAGCGCCTACCTTGCAAAAAGCATGGTGGAAAGTCGAGAAGTAAAAATCATTACAACGCTTCATGGAACCGACATCACACTGGTTGGGATGGACCGTTCCTATTTTCCGATCACCAAGTTTGGAATAAAGAAGAGTGATGGCGTGACGACGGTTTCTAAGTATCTTCAGACACTCACTCAAACACAGGTAGGCAGGCAGGATGTTGAGGTGATTCCAAATTTTGTGGATACGGATCTCTTCAAGAAGCCGGAGGAATCGAAGTGCTCGCGCCATGTGATCGCGCCGGGAGGAGAACCGATTTTGCTTCATGCATCGAACTTCCGCCCGGTGAAAAGAATCATCAACATCATTGAAATTTTTGAACGCGTTTTGAAAAAAATGGAAGCGCGTCTGGTTTTTGTCGGTGACGGTCCGGAACGATCGGTCGCAGAACGTTACTGTCGCGATAACAAGCTCACGGAGAAAGTTTTGTTCCTGGGCCGGCAAGATAATTTGCCTGATCTGATGGGGTGCGCGGATGTTTTTTTGCTGCCGAGCGAACTGGAGAGTTTTGGACTTGTCGCGCTGGAAGCCATGGCCTGCCAGGTGCCTGTTGTTGCCACCATAGTGGGAGGTCTTCCGGAAGTCGTGGTTCATGGCGAAACAGGTTTTCTTGCAAATCTTGGAGATGTGGACAAGATGGCGGAATATTCGCTGGAAATCTTGCGCAACAGCAGCCTGCGGCAGAGATTAGGTGAGAACGGACGGCGTAGGGCGATCGAAGTTTTTGATCAAAAGAAAATCGTTCCGCTTTACGAAAAATACTACGAGAAGGTGCTGGGCAATTGAGTAGTTTAAGCTCCCTGAAGCGGCTCTGGCCGTATCTGTATCGATATCGATGGCCCATGGTGCTGGGTATGTTCTGCGTGATGATCTCTACCAGCGCGGCCACCGTGGCTCCGGATATTTTGAGACAGGCAATCGATGCTCTGCAGAGTAAGAAACTGGAGCACAGTCTTGGTTACTACGCCGGCGGAATTCTCCTGGCCACAATTGTGACGGCGACATTCCTGTTCCTGATGCGAAAGATCATGATTGGCGTTTCCAGGGAGATTGAATACGATTTGCGAAATGATCTCTACGCTCATATGCAGCTACTATCAGCATCGTACTACAACAAGATGTACACGGGAGATTTGATGTCCCGCGCAAATAACGATCTGGCGGCGGTACGCATGGTTTTAGGTCCGGCAATCATGTATTCGGTAAACACGCTTTTCACCTTCACGTTTGCGCTGATCAGAATGGGATGGATCAACTGGGAACTGATGTTATTTGCTCTGTTGCCCTTGCCCGCGGTTTCCTGGCTTGTTACTCGATATGGAGAAATCATCCACAACAGGTTCAAGGATGTTCAGGAACAATTCTCACGCATCAGCACAACTGTGCAGGAGAATTTGAGCGGTATCAAAGTCGTGAAAGCATTCGGGCGTGAACAACAGGAAATTGAGGAATTCAAAAAAGAGAACCTGGAGTACCTCCAGCAAAACCGGAAACTCGTGCGGTTGTGGGGAGTCCTCTACCCGATGGTAGAAATGATGGCCGGAATCGGCATCTTGATCGTTCTGTTTTTCGGTGGACGTTACGTCATTCAAGGAAAGCTGACGCTTGGTGAATTTGTTGCGTTCAATACGTACCTTGCGATGCTGATTTGGCCGGCAATTGCGCTTGGATGGGTTGTAAACATTTCGCAACGGGGCGCTGCATCAATGGGCAGAATCAATGAAATCCTTGACCGGGCACCCGATATTCAAAGCCCGAACAAACCGGCAGTCCCGGACGACTATCAGATAAATGGAAAAATTGAATTCCGAAATGTGTCGTTCGGATATGACAAGGATCGATTGACCCTGAAAGATCTCAGTTTTACAATCCAACCGGGCCAAACCGTCGCCTTCGTGGGAGCAACCGGCGAAGGCAAAACCTCTTTGTTGCATTTGCTTCCGCGCATGTATGATCCCCTATCGGGTGAAATATTTCTCGATGACATTCCGCTCAAACAGTTTCCGCTCAAGCTGCTGAGAAAACAGATCGGTTATGTTCCCCAGGACGCATTTCTGTTCTCCGAAACGATCCAGGAGAATATCGGGTTTGGTATGGAGGAACCGGCTACGGATTCGGTTGCCCACGCGGCCCGTATGGCTCACTTTGAAGAGGAGATTCTTATTTTTCCTCATCAGTATCAAACCATAATTGGTGAGCGTGGTATTACCTTATCCGGAGGTCAGAAGCAGCGAGCTACTATAGCGCGCGCGCTTGGAAAAGATCCTTCGATTTTGATCCTGGATGATTCTTTTTCGAATGTGGATACGTATACGGAAGAACGGATCCTTCAGGCGTTGCAGGAATTCCGCAAGGGACGCACCTGCATTCTGGTTTCTCATCGCTTTTCTACAATCCAGGATGCAGACCGAATCTTTGTTCTCGAGGATGGAACCATCGCCGAATCAGGTCAGCATCAATCCTTGTTGGATGATCGCGGTTTGTACTATGACCTTTATTTAAAGCAATTGATTGAAGAAGAGCTGCATATTCACAGGTAGGCAATGGAAGAAGAACAAATACAAACGCGCGAATACGACTGGGGCCTAATGAAGAGGCTTCTCGTGTATCTGAAGCCTTATCGAGGCCGGATCGTCATCGCTCTGTTTCTACTCATTGCCACTGCTGCCCTTCAGGTTGTTACGCCCTATTTGGTGAAGATTGCGATCGACCGTTACATTACAAACCATGATCTGGCGGGCTTGAGCAAAATTGCCGGCCTCTATTTTCTCGTTCTTGTCGCACAAATGTCCTTAAGCTACTGCCAGGTCTACATCATGCAGATGACCGGACAGCACATCATGTACGACATGCGTGTGCAAATTTTCAGTCATCTCCAGACCCGCGAGATCAACTTCTTTCATAAGAATCCCGTAGGCCGGCTGATGACCCGGGTAACGAATGATGTGGATGTCTTAAATGAGCTGTTCACCTCCGGTGTTGTCTCCATTTTGGGAGACATTCTCACATTGCTCGCCATTGTGATTGCTATGCTTTACGACAATCCCGCCGTCGCTCTGGTCGCATTGTCCGTATTGCCGATGCTGTTTATCACGACTGCTCTATTCCGGCGAAAAGCCAGGGCAGCTTACAGCGAAACGCGTTACTGGCTTGCGAAAATGAACGCATTCCTGCAAGAAGCGATTTCCGGAATGGGTGTGATTCAGATTTTCACAAAAGAGAAGAAGATGTTCGATAAGTTCGATCACATCAATCACAAACATTACCTGGCCACGAAAAAATCGATTTCGGCATACGCCATTTTTTATCCTGCCGTGGAATTGATTGAAGCGATCGCAATTGCGCTGATTGTGTGGTACGGGGGTAATCGTACCCTTTCTGACGCAGTCACGTTTGGAACGCTCATCATGTTTATTCAGTACACGCAGCGGTTTTTCCGCCCGATCGCCGACTTGAGTGAAAAATACAACATACTGCAATCCGCGATGGCATCCTCGGAACGCATCTTCAACTTACTGGACAATAAACAGGAGATCCCTCAACCCGAAGCTGCACCCATGCCGGAGCAAAGGTTGGCCTCAGTGGAATTCCGCAATGTTTCTTTTCATTACCCGGATGGAGAGCAAGTGCTTAAAAATATCTCTTTCCGAATCGCAGATGGAGAAAAAATCGCGATTGTGGGCCCAACCGGAGCCGGCAAAACAACCATCACGAGTCTGTTGCTTCGCTTTTATGATGGCTACGAAGGGGAAATCCTTTTAAACGGAAAAGATCTTCG encodes:
- a CDS encoding ABC transporter ATP-binding protein/permease, which translates into the protein MEEEQIQTREYDWGLMKRLLVYLKPYRGRIVIALFLLIATAALQVVTPYLVKIAIDRYITNHDLAGLSKIAGLYFLVLVAQMSLSYCQVYIMQMTGQHIMYDMRVQIFSHLQTREINFFHKNPVGRLMTRVTNDVDVLNELFTSGVVSILGDILTLLAIVIAMLYDNPAVALVALSVLPMLFITTALFRRKARAAYSETRYWLAKMNAFLQEAISGMGVIQIFTKEKKMFDKFDHINHKHYLATKKSISAYAIFYPAVELIEAIAIALIVWYGGNRTLSDAVTFGTLIMFIQYTQRFFRPIADLSEKYNILQSAMASSERIFNLLDNKQEIPQPEAAPMPEQRLASVEFRNVSFHYPDGEQVLKNISFRIADGEKIAIVGPTGAGKTTITSLLLRFYDGYEGEILLNGKDLRGISNEQLRRDIAVVFQDAFLFSRTVKENITFDRPEITEEQMKSVSTYLLADEFIRLLPQGYDHLLSERGSNLSFGQRQLLTFVRALAAEPSIIILDEATSSVDIETEYVIRRALTNLMEGRTAILIAHRLSTIQNVDRILVLLDGEVREEGTHQELLANPGGLYSKLYQLQYKDQELDRTSVS
- the bshA gene encoding N-acetyl-alpha-D-glucosaminyl L-malate synthase BshA, with protein sequence MKIGITCYPTYGGSGVVATELGKELAVLGHEIHFVSYALPIRLDKFNERIFFHEVDMLPYPLFQYPPYDLALAAKMYEIANYAGLDLFHVHYALPHAISAYLAKSMVESREVKIITTLHGTDITLVGMDRSYFPITKFGIKKSDGVTTVSKYLQTLTQTQVGRQDVEVIPNFVDTDLFKKPEESKCSRHVIAPGGEPILLHASNFRPVKRIINIIEIFERVLKKMEARLVFVGDGPERSVAERYCRDNKLTEKVLFLGRQDNLPDLMGCADVFLLPSELESFGLVALEAMACQVPVVATIVGGLPEVVVHGETGFLANLGDVDKMAEYSLEILRNSSLRQRLGENGRRRAIEVFDQKKIVPLYEKYYEKVLGN
- a CDS encoding ABC transporter ATP-binding protein/permease; translated protein: MSSLSSLKRLWPYLYRYRWPMVLGMFCVMISTSAATVAPDILRQAIDALQSKKLEHSLGYYAGGILLATIVTATFLFLMRKIMIGVSREIEYDLRNDLYAHMQLLSASYYNKMYTGDLMSRANNDLAAVRMVLGPAIMYSVNTLFTFTFALIRMGWINWELMLFALLPLPAVSWLVTRYGEIIHNRFKDVQEQFSRISTTVQENLSGIKVVKAFGREQQEIEEFKKENLEYLQQNRKLVRLWGVLYPMVEMMAGIGILIVLFFGGRYVIQGKLTLGEFVAFNTYLAMLIWPAIALGWVVNISQRGAASMGRINEILDRAPDIQSPNKPAVPDDYQINGKIEFRNVSFGYDKDRLTLKDLSFTIQPGQTVAFVGATGEGKTSLLHLLPRMYDPLSGEIFLDDIPLKQFPLKLLRKQIGYVPQDAFLFSETIQENIGFGMEEPATDSVAHAARMAHFEEEILIFPHQYQTIIGERGITLSGGQKQRATIARALGKDPSILILDDSFSNVDTYTEERILQALQEFRKGRTCILVSHRFSTIQDADRIFVLEDGTIAESGQHQSLLDDRGLYYDLYLKQLIEEELHIHR
- the bshB1 gene encoding bacillithiol biosynthesis deacetylase BshB1 — translated: MTEDLKLDVLAFSAHPDDIELAAAGTLIKLTKQGYSVGIADITRGEFGTRGTREIRQREAEEAARLIGAKVRDCLDIPDGSVTVNRENHLKVIHLLRKYRPSIVLNHYWRARHADHMATSQIVTEACYLSGLAKLETGQKRFRPKRILFHQILYDVVPSFVVDVSAEIEQKWKVVKAHKSQFYDPDSKEPETILSEPTFLEMIETRMRYWGNLIGVSHAEPFLTNEPIAIPDLVKAMG